Proteins encoded together in one Macadamia integrifolia cultivar HAES 741 chromosome 8, SCU_Mint_v3, whole genome shotgun sequence window:
- the LOC122087046 gene encoding actin-related protein 5 isoform X2, with protein MPYITRPSRQSDYKKFPTSCPIVIDNGGSNFRIGWAGEYDPRLTFRNVVQRPRHKTTGETVTIVGDHDPALMRYFDCTRSSYRSAFDSNVVYQFEIMEYVEHPVLMTECVCNPVQSRSKMAELLFETYGVPSVAFGVDAAFSYKYNQELGLCNNDGLAISSGFSTSHVIPFVGGEPIFEACSRTNVGGYHVTDYLKQLLSLKHPNHISSITWEKVEELKMEHCFVARDYASEARIFQKGEKEAEEKTRRWQLAWVPPIEEPPSEEEIARKAAIKEKQGQRLREMAAAKRYSRITELENELQGLEFLLQQLENVEDDDVPSFLVETGYGSKQEIESAVVKVTQSLRKAKGEQVELEEKLEPSNAEKFPLVNVPDNMLSPEQLKEKKKQLFLKTTSEGRQRAKQKRFEEEQQRERQNQQDEEKRLENPELYLEQLRAKHRELSEKVEQRKRLKTNGGRTNGNQNSSGAVGRGERLNAAQKERMRLLTTAAFDRGKGEDTFGVRDEDWQLYKLMSKDNDDDDEGQDEDEAELVRVTSRLQDIDPTFVAKSESSSFQPIAEIPRFRPLTKEDFQIILGVERFRCPEILFQPNMIGIDQAGLDEMTGISIQRLPLKGNGVEDRITSSVLMTGGNCLFPGIVERLEDGIRKIRPFESPIRVVRASDPILDAWRGAAAYAATAQFSYQTFSRQDYDEKGEDWLRRYRMKYTL; from the exons ATGCCTTACATCACACGACCATCGCGGCAATCTGATTACAAGAAATTCCCGACTAGCTGCCCTATCGTCATCGACAATGGCGGTTCCAACTTCCGAATTGG GTGGGCGGGAGAATATGATCCTCGCCTTACTTTCCGAAACGTCGTTCAGAGGCCTCGCCACAAAACAACTG GTGAAACTGTCACAATTGTTGGTGATCATGATCCTGCATTGATGAGATACTTCGATTGCACTCGCTCATCATATCGTTCAGCATTTGATAGCAATGTTGTTTATCAGTTCGAAATAATGGAATAT GTTGAGCATCCTGTCCTGATGACAGAATGTGTATGCAATCCAGTCCAGTCTCGCAGCAAAATGGCAGAACTTCTTTTTGAGACTTACGGAGTACCATCAGTAG CATTTGGTGTTGATGCTGCTTTCAGCTACAAGTATAACCAAGAACTTGGTCTTTGCAATAATGATGGTCTTGCTATTAGCTCGGGATTTTCGACAAGCCATGTTATTCCT TTTGTGGGTGGTGAGCCCATTTTTGAAGCATGCTCCAGAACTAACGTTGGTGGATACCATGTCACGGATTACTTGAAGCAACTTTTGTCACTTAAGCACCCAAATCACAT ATCTAGCATTACATGGGAGAAGGTTGAAGAGCTTAAGATGGAGCACTGTTTTGTAGCTCGGGACTATGCTTCTGAAGCTAGAATATTTCag AAAGGGGAAAAGGAAGCTGAAGAGAAAACAAGGCGTTGGCAGCTTGCTTGGGTGCCTCCAATTGAAGAGCcaccatcagaagaagaaattgcAAGAAAGGCAGCCATAAAGGAGAAACAAGGTCAACGGCTGAGAGAAATGGCTGCTGCAAAAAGATATTCTAGAATTACGGAGCTGGAAAATGAATTGCAGGGTCTGGAATTTCTTTTGCAGCAGCTTGAAAACGTGGAAGATGATGATGTTCCCTCGTTCCTGGTCGAGACTGGCTATGGCTCCAAGCAGGAAATTGAGTCTGCTGTTGTTAAGGTAACACAATCTCTAAGAAAGGCAAAGGGAGAGCAAGTTGAGCTCGAGGAGAAACTGGAGCCTTCAAACGCTGAGAAGTTTCCTCTTGTCAATGTTCCTGACAATATGCTGTCCCCAGAGCAG ctgaaggagaagaagaagcagttaTTTCTTAAGACCACATCTGAAGGGCGGCAGCGGGCTAAACAGAAACGCTTTGAGGAGGAACAACAACGAGAAAGGCAAAATCAACAAGACGAGGAAAAGCGTTT AGAGAACCCAGAGCTTTATTTGGAACAACTACGTGCAAAACACAGAGAACTCTCTGAGAAAGTTGAGCAGCGGAAGCGGTTGAAGACAAATGGGGGCCGTACAAATGGGAATCAGAATTCTTCTGGAGCTGTTGGCCGTGGTGAGAGATTGAATGCTGCCCAAAAGGAAAGGATGCGCCTTTTGACAACAGCAGCATTTGATCGAGGGAAGGGTGAGGATACCTTTGGAGTCAGGGATGAAGATTGGCAACTCTACAAACTCATGAGCaaagataatgatgatgatgacgaggGACAAGATGAGGATGAGGCTGAGCTTGTTCGTGTCACGTCTCGTCTCCAG GATATTGATCCAACATTTGTTGCCAAGTCAGAATCGAGTTCCTTTCAGCCCATTGCGGAGATTCCACGCTTCCGTCCTCTAACAAAGGAAGATTTCCAGATCATACTTGGGGTTGAAAGATTCCGGTGTCCTGAAATTCTTTTTCAGCCTAACATGATAGGGATTGACCAGGCAGGGTTGGATGAGATGACTGGGATCTCAATACAGAGGTTGCCTTTGAAGGGCAATGGAGTAGAGGACAGAATCACCAGTTCGGTCCTTATGACTGGTGGGAACTGTCTCTTCCCCGGTATTGTTGAACGCTTGGAAGATGGCATCCGGAAGATTCGTCCCTTTGAGTCGCCCATAAGAGTGGTCAGAGCATCAGATCCAATTCTTGATGCATGGAGAGGTGCCGCCGCTTATGCTGCTACTGCACAATTCTCCTATCAAACCTTTAGTAGGCAGGATTATGATGAGAAGGGCGAAGATTGGCTTCGGAGATACCGAATGAAGTACACTCTGTAA
- the LOC122087046 gene encoding actin-related protein 5 isoform X1, which translates to MPYITRPSRQSDYKKFPTSCPIVIDNGGSNFRIGWAGEYDPRLTFRNVVQRPRHKTTGETVTIVGDHDPALMRYFDCTRSSYRSAFDSNVVYQFEIMEYILDFGFERMGADGSQVEHPVLMTECVCNPVQSRSKMAELLFETYGVPSVAFGVDAAFSYKYNQELGLCNNDGLAISSGFSTSHVIPFVGGEPIFEACSRTNVGGYHVTDYLKQLLSLKHPNHISSITWEKVEELKMEHCFVARDYASEARIFQKGEKEAEEKTRRWQLAWVPPIEEPPSEEEIARKAAIKEKQGQRLREMAAAKRYSRITELENELQGLEFLLQQLENVEDDDVPSFLVETGYGSKQEIESAVVKVTQSLRKAKGEQVELEEKLEPSNAEKFPLVNVPDNMLSPEQLKEKKKQLFLKTTSEGRQRAKQKRFEEEQQRERQNQQDEEKRLENPELYLEQLRAKHRELSEKVEQRKRLKTNGGRTNGNQNSSGAVGRGERLNAAQKERMRLLTTAAFDRGKGEDTFGVRDEDWQLYKLMSKDNDDDDEGQDEDEAELVRVTSRLQDIDPTFVAKSESSSFQPIAEIPRFRPLTKEDFQIILGVERFRCPEILFQPNMIGIDQAGLDEMTGISIQRLPLKGNGVEDRITSSVLMTGGNCLFPGIVERLEDGIRKIRPFESPIRVVRASDPILDAWRGAAAYAATAQFSYQTFSRQDYDEKGEDWLRRYRMKYTL; encoded by the exons ATGCCTTACATCACACGACCATCGCGGCAATCTGATTACAAGAAATTCCCGACTAGCTGCCCTATCGTCATCGACAATGGCGGTTCCAACTTCCGAATTGG GTGGGCGGGAGAATATGATCCTCGCCTTACTTTCCGAAACGTCGTTCAGAGGCCTCGCCACAAAACAACTG GTGAAACTGTCACAATTGTTGGTGATCATGATCCTGCATTGATGAGATACTTCGATTGCACTCGCTCATCATATCGTTCAGCATTTGATAGCAATGTTGTTTATCAGTTCGAAATAATGGAATAT ATTCTTGATTTCGGGTTTGAGCGAATGGGTGCCGATGGATCTCAG GTTGAGCATCCTGTCCTGATGACAGAATGTGTATGCAATCCAGTCCAGTCTCGCAGCAAAATGGCAGAACTTCTTTTTGAGACTTACGGAGTACCATCAGTAG CATTTGGTGTTGATGCTGCTTTCAGCTACAAGTATAACCAAGAACTTGGTCTTTGCAATAATGATGGTCTTGCTATTAGCTCGGGATTTTCGACAAGCCATGTTATTCCT TTTGTGGGTGGTGAGCCCATTTTTGAAGCATGCTCCAGAACTAACGTTGGTGGATACCATGTCACGGATTACTTGAAGCAACTTTTGTCACTTAAGCACCCAAATCACAT ATCTAGCATTACATGGGAGAAGGTTGAAGAGCTTAAGATGGAGCACTGTTTTGTAGCTCGGGACTATGCTTCTGAAGCTAGAATATTTCag AAAGGGGAAAAGGAAGCTGAAGAGAAAACAAGGCGTTGGCAGCTTGCTTGGGTGCCTCCAATTGAAGAGCcaccatcagaagaagaaattgcAAGAAAGGCAGCCATAAAGGAGAAACAAGGTCAACGGCTGAGAGAAATGGCTGCTGCAAAAAGATATTCTAGAATTACGGAGCTGGAAAATGAATTGCAGGGTCTGGAATTTCTTTTGCAGCAGCTTGAAAACGTGGAAGATGATGATGTTCCCTCGTTCCTGGTCGAGACTGGCTATGGCTCCAAGCAGGAAATTGAGTCTGCTGTTGTTAAGGTAACACAATCTCTAAGAAAGGCAAAGGGAGAGCAAGTTGAGCTCGAGGAGAAACTGGAGCCTTCAAACGCTGAGAAGTTTCCTCTTGTCAATGTTCCTGACAATATGCTGTCCCCAGAGCAG ctgaaggagaagaagaagcagttaTTTCTTAAGACCACATCTGAAGGGCGGCAGCGGGCTAAACAGAAACGCTTTGAGGAGGAACAACAACGAGAAAGGCAAAATCAACAAGACGAGGAAAAGCGTTT AGAGAACCCAGAGCTTTATTTGGAACAACTACGTGCAAAACACAGAGAACTCTCTGAGAAAGTTGAGCAGCGGAAGCGGTTGAAGACAAATGGGGGCCGTACAAATGGGAATCAGAATTCTTCTGGAGCTGTTGGCCGTGGTGAGAGATTGAATGCTGCCCAAAAGGAAAGGATGCGCCTTTTGACAACAGCAGCATTTGATCGAGGGAAGGGTGAGGATACCTTTGGAGTCAGGGATGAAGATTGGCAACTCTACAAACTCATGAGCaaagataatgatgatgatgacgaggGACAAGATGAGGATGAGGCTGAGCTTGTTCGTGTCACGTCTCGTCTCCAG GATATTGATCCAACATTTGTTGCCAAGTCAGAATCGAGTTCCTTTCAGCCCATTGCGGAGATTCCACGCTTCCGTCCTCTAACAAAGGAAGATTTCCAGATCATACTTGGGGTTGAAAGATTCCGGTGTCCTGAAATTCTTTTTCAGCCTAACATGATAGGGATTGACCAGGCAGGGTTGGATGAGATGACTGGGATCTCAATACAGAGGTTGCCTTTGAAGGGCAATGGAGTAGAGGACAGAATCACCAGTTCGGTCCTTATGACTGGTGGGAACTGTCTCTTCCCCGGTATTGTTGAACGCTTGGAAGATGGCATCCGGAAGATTCGTCCCTTTGAGTCGCCCATAAGAGTGGTCAGAGCATCAGATCCAATTCTTGATGCATGGAGAGGTGCCGCCGCTTATGCTGCTACTGCACAATTCTCCTATCAAACCTTTAGTAGGCAGGATTATGATGAGAAGGGCGAAGATTGGCTTCGGAGATACCGAATGAAGTACACTCTGTAA
- the LOC122087046 gene encoding actin-related protein 5 isoform X3, with translation MTECVCNPVQSRSKMAELLFETYGVPSVAFGVDAAFSYKYNQELGLCNNDGLAISSGFSTSHVIPFVGGEPIFEACSRTNVGGYHVTDYLKQLLSLKHPNHISSITWEKVEELKMEHCFVARDYASEARIFQKGEKEAEEKTRRWQLAWVPPIEEPPSEEEIARKAAIKEKQGQRLREMAAAKRYSRITELENELQGLEFLLQQLENVEDDDVPSFLVETGYGSKQEIESAVVKVTQSLRKAKGEQVELEEKLEPSNAEKFPLVNVPDNMLSPEQLKEKKKQLFLKTTSEGRQRAKQKRFEEEQQRERQNQQDEEKRLENPELYLEQLRAKHRELSEKVEQRKRLKTNGGRTNGNQNSSGAVGRGERLNAAQKERMRLLTTAAFDRGKGEDTFGVRDEDWQLYKLMSKDNDDDDEGQDEDEAELVRVTSRLQDIDPTFVAKSESSSFQPIAEIPRFRPLTKEDFQIILGVERFRCPEILFQPNMIGIDQAGLDEMTGISIQRLPLKGNGVEDRITSSVLMTGGNCLFPGIVERLEDGIRKIRPFESPIRVVRASDPILDAWRGAAAYAATAQFSYQTFSRQDYDEKGEDWLRRYRMKYTL, from the exons ATGACAGAATGTGTATGCAATCCAGTCCAGTCTCGCAGCAAAATGGCAGAACTTCTTTTTGAGACTTACGGAGTACCATCAGTAG CATTTGGTGTTGATGCTGCTTTCAGCTACAAGTATAACCAAGAACTTGGTCTTTGCAATAATGATGGTCTTGCTATTAGCTCGGGATTTTCGACAAGCCATGTTATTCCT TTTGTGGGTGGTGAGCCCATTTTTGAAGCATGCTCCAGAACTAACGTTGGTGGATACCATGTCACGGATTACTTGAAGCAACTTTTGTCACTTAAGCACCCAAATCACAT ATCTAGCATTACATGGGAGAAGGTTGAAGAGCTTAAGATGGAGCACTGTTTTGTAGCTCGGGACTATGCTTCTGAAGCTAGAATATTTCag AAAGGGGAAAAGGAAGCTGAAGAGAAAACAAGGCGTTGGCAGCTTGCTTGGGTGCCTCCAATTGAAGAGCcaccatcagaagaagaaattgcAAGAAAGGCAGCCATAAAGGAGAAACAAGGTCAACGGCTGAGAGAAATGGCTGCTGCAAAAAGATATTCTAGAATTACGGAGCTGGAAAATGAATTGCAGGGTCTGGAATTTCTTTTGCAGCAGCTTGAAAACGTGGAAGATGATGATGTTCCCTCGTTCCTGGTCGAGACTGGCTATGGCTCCAAGCAGGAAATTGAGTCTGCTGTTGTTAAGGTAACACAATCTCTAAGAAAGGCAAAGGGAGAGCAAGTTGAGCTCGAGGAGAAACTGGAGCCTTCAAACGCTGAGAAGTTTCCTCTTGTCAATGTTCCTGACAATATGCTGTCCCCAGAGCAG ctgaaggagaagaagaagcagttaTTTCTTAAGACCACATCTGAAGGGCGGCAGCGGGCTAAACAGAAACGCTTTGAGGAGGAACAACAACGAGAAAGGCAAAATCAACAAGACGAGGAAAAGCGTTT AGAGAACCCAGAGCTTTATTTGGAACAACTACGTGCAAAACACAGAGAACTCTCTGAGAAAGTTGAGCAGCGGAAGCGGTTGAAGACAAATGGGGGCCGTACAAATGGGAATCAGAATTCTTCTGGAGCTGTTGGCCGTGGTGAGAGATTGAATGCTGCCCAAAAGGAAAGGATGCGCCTTTTGACAACAGCAGCATTTGATCGAGGGAAGGGTGAGGATACCTTTGGAGTCAGGGATGAAGATTGGCAACTCTACAAACTCATGAGCaaagataatgatgatgatgacgaggGACAAGATGAGGATGAGGCTGAGCTTGTTCGTGTCACGTCTCGTCTCCAG GATATTGATCCAACATTTGTTGCCAAGTCAGAATCGAGTTCCTTTCAGCCCATTGCGGAGATTCCACGCTTCCGTCCTCTAACAAAGGAAGATTTCCAGATCATACTTGGGGTTGAAAGATTCCGGTGTCCTGAAATTCTTTTTCAGCCTAACATGATAGGGATTGACCAGGCAGGGTTGGATGAGATGACTGGGATCTCAATACAGAGGTTGCCTTTGAAGGGCAATGGAGTAGAGGACAGAATCACCAGTTCGGTCCTTATGACTGGTGGGAACTGTCTCTTCCCCGGTATTGTTGAACGCTTGGAAGATGGCATCCGGAAGATTCGTCCCTTTGAGTCGCCCATAAGAGTGGTCAGAGCATCAGATCCAATTCTTGATGCATGGAGAGGTGCCGCCGCTTATGCTGCTACTGCACAATTCTCCTATCAAACCTTTAGTAGGCAGGATTATGATGAGAAGGGCGAAGATTGGCTTCGGAGATACCGAATGAAGTACACTCTGTAA